Sequence from the Egicoccus sp. AB-alg6-2 genome:
CGTGCCGACCGGCGGCGATGGGCGCGAGATAGCGCTCCTTCTGGGCGTCGGTCGCCTTGACGTCGATGACCTTGGCGGCAACGCAGTGCATGCCGAAGACCAGCCCGGTGGAGCCGCACTCCCGACCGAGTTCCTCGGTCACGACGGCGAGTGCGAGCAGTCCCTCGTCGTGGCCTCCGACGTCGGTCCCCACGTTGAGCCCGAGCAGTCCCGCCTCGCCCAGCGCGTGGAGTCCCCGGGCCGGCCACTGCGCCTCGCCGTCGACCTTGTCGGCGTCCTCGGCGAGCACCGTCGACGCAATGCCGCGTGCGGTCTCGGCGAAGTGCGCCACCCGGGCCGGAGGGCCCGCCGGATCCCGCACGTCGATCTCCTCAGAAAAGGCGCATTGCGCCGCGAACCCTAGCCACGATCCTCCCGGCTGCGCGACGCCGCGACCGCTCGCCGGGCGGTCGACGGGTGGCCCGTCAACCCAGATCGCGTTGCGCGGCCTCGAGAATCTCGACGATGCGGGTGCCGAACCGCACGTCGCACGCGTGCGCCTGACCGGTGTCGGCGGCGTCCTGCAGCGCCCGGATCGCCTCGCCGAGCGCCTGCGTGGCGTCGAAGGCCAGACCGGTCGGAAGCTCCCGCCAGCCCCCTTCGCCGTAGAAGACCACGCGCTGGCCGGTCGCCGGCTCGGGCATGGTCAGGCTCAACGTCAGCTGGCTCGAGGCACCTTCGGCGTGGCGAAGGGCGAGGTGGACGGTGTCGCCGGGCCCGCGGGCCGCCCGGACGTCCTCGACCGGCCCCAGCACGGGCAGCAGCAGCGACAGCATGTGCGGGCCGACGTCCCACAGCGCCCCGTGCTCGCGCCGCCAGGGCGAGTTGCCGAAGGGGTTGCCAGGGGTGTCGAGCGCCGCGAGGACGGTCGCCTGTCCGCCCAGCCAGCCGGACTCGGCCGCGGTGTCCTCGAGCCAGCGCTGGATGCCCGGCACGAATCTCGACGTCAGGAAGACCACCGACGCGACGCCGGTCCGCGCCGCAGCGTCGACGATCTCTCCGGCCGCCGCGGTCGACAGCGCGACCGGCTTCTCGAGCAGCAGATGGCAGCCGGCTCGCGCCGCCCGAACCGCCAGGTCGGCCTGCACGTCCGGCGGGACGGCGAACGACACCGCCTCCACGTCGGCGAACAGCTCGTCCGGATCGTCGTAGGCGCGAACGTCGCGGGCCTCGACGACCGCGTCGGCCTTGGCACGGTCGCGACCCCAGACGCCGACGAACTCGACGTCGTCGGCCTCGGCCAGTGCCTGCGCGTGGATCTCCGCGGCCCAGTAGCCGGTGCCGATGAGTCCGTACCTCACGTCGTCCCCGTCCGTCGTCGTGCCCACGCTGCACCGAGGTGGTGGCGACGGGCCACTGTACGGTGCCCGGACCGCACGGCACCGGCCCGGGAGGAACGTTCGATGGATGCCGCGGGCCGCCGCCCGGACGAGGTGGCCGCGGCGCTGCGCAGGGCGGGCGTCCGTGACGTCGACACCAGCACACGACGGCGCGCGGAGTACTCCTCGGACGCCTCCCTGTACCGGGTGCCGCCGACGGTCGTCGCCTTCCCCCACGACGCCGACGACCTCGCGGCCGCACTGGAGGTCGCCCGCTCGCTCGGCGTGCCGGTCACCGCCCGTGGAGCGGGGACCTCGATCGCCGGCAACGCCATCGGTCCCGGGATCGTGCTCGACGTCCGCCGCCACATGGACCGCGTCCTGGAGCTCGACCCGCAGGCGCGGCACGCGGTGGTCCAGCCGGGCGTGGTGCTCGACGACCTGCAGCGCGTGCTCGCGCTCCACGGTCTGCGGTTCGGGCCCGACCCGTCGAGCCACGACCGGTGCACGCTCGGCGGGATGATCGGCAACAACGCCTGCGGCTCGCGGGCCCTCGGCTACGGACGCACGGTCGACAACGTGGTGGCGCTCGACGTCGTCGCGGGGACCGGTGAGCGGCTGCTGGCCACCGCCGATCCATCTCCGTCGTCGCCGCTCGCGGGAGCCGCCCTCGCCCTGGCGCAGCGGCACGGCGAGGTCATCCGGACCGAACTCGACCGTTTCAGCCGGCAGGTCTCGGGGTACGGCCTGCACCACCTGCTGCCCGAACGGGGAAGCGACCTGGCCCGTGCGCTGGTCGGCAGCGAAGGGACCTGCGCACTGACGGCCGCCGCCGTCCTCGCGCTGGTCCCCGAGCCGGCCGTCACCGCCCTGGTGGTGCTCGGCTACGAGGACATGGTGGCCGCGGCCGAGGCGACGCCCGGCCTGCTCGGGCACGACGCGGTCGCGATCGAGGGCATGGACGCGAGGATCGTCGACGTGGTGCGGTCGCGTCGGGGCCGGGTCCCGGACCTCCCGGACGGTGGCGGATGGCTGGTCGTCGAGCTCGCGGGCGAATCGGTCGGGGACCTCATGAGCCGGGTGCCGGCGCTCCTGGCGGACGCGGGCGCACGGGACCACCGCACGATCACCGATCCGGCCGAGGCGAGGGAGCTGTGGCGCATCCGTGAGGACGGAGCGGGACTCGTCGCCCGGGCGACACCGACCCCCTCCCATGCCGGCTGGGAGGACGCGGCCGTCCCGCCGGCCCGGCTGGGCGCCTATCTCGGCGACTTCGACCGGTTGCTCGAGCACCACGGCCTGAAGGGCGTGCCCTACGGCCACTTCGGTGACGGTTGCGTCCACGTCCGCATCGACTTCCCGTTCCACGAGCCACGCGGTCGGGCGGTGTTCCGCGGCTTCCTGACCGACGCAGCCGCACTGGTCGCGTCGCACGGTGGCACGGTGTCGGGCGAGCACGGTGACGGACGCGCCCGCAGCGAGCTGTTGCCGGCGATGTACGGCCCCGACGCCATCGCGGCCTTCGCCGCCTTCAAGGGCCTGCTCGATCCCGACGACCTCCTCAATCCGGGTGTGCTCGTGCGCCCCGCCGCCGTCGATGCCGAGTTGCGCGTGGCCGGCGGGCACCGGCTCACCGACGGCCTGGCGCTGCACTACGACCAGGACGGTGGCGACTTCGCCGCGGCGGTCCATCGCTGCACCGGCATCGGCCGGTGCACGACCACGCACGCGGCCCCCGGTCGGGTCATGTGCCCCTCCTACCTGGCCACCGGCGACGAACGCGACTCGACGCGGGGTCGTGCCCGGGTGCTGCAGGAGATGGTCGACGGCCGGCTCGTCGCGGGAGGTTGGTCGTCGCCCGAGGTGCACGACGCACTGGAGCTGTGCCTGGCCTGCAAGGGATGCGCCAGTGACTGTCCCACGGGTGTCGACATGGGGACCTACAAGGTCGAGGTGCTGCACCAGACCTACCGTCGGCGTCTGCGGCCGCGAACCCACTACTCGCTCGGCTGGCTGCCCCGGTGGGCCCGGCTGGCGGCACGGGTGCCGCGCGCGACGGCGTGGGCCATGGGGCGCCCACGGCTCGTTCGGCTCGCGAAGCAGGTCGCCGGGATCGACCCAGGGCGCCGGGTTCCCGAACTCACCACCGACGACCTGCAGACCTGGTTCGAAGCACGTGAACGGCCGCCGGGCGAAGGCGGCGACGTGCTGCTGTGGGTGGACACCTTCACGCGACGCTTCGCCCCGCGGGTCGGGCGGGCGGCCGTCGAGGTCCTCGAATCGGCCGGACTCACGGTCAGGCTGACCGGCCCGGACCAGTGCTGCGGTCTGACCTGGATCTCGACGGGCCAGCTCGCGACCGCCAGGCGGCTCGTTCGTCGCCTCGTAGATGATCTCGCGGCCGAGATCGACCGGTCCGGAGGCGCGCTGACCGTGCTCGGCCTCGAGCCCTCGTGCACCGCGGTCCTGCGCCAGGACGCGATGCACCTGCTCGGCCACGACGACCCGGCCGCCCGCACGGTCGCGGCCGCCACCAGGACGCTGGCCGAGGTACTGGCGAGCCGGAGACCGGCATGGACGCCACCACGGCTCGACGGTGTCACCGTGGTGGCGCAGCCGCACTGTCACCACCACGCGGTCATGGGGTGGCACGCCGACCGGGCGCTGCTGGCGGCCTGCGGCGCCACCGTCGAACAGGTCGGCGGTTGTTGTGGTCTGGCCGGCGACTTCGGCATGACGCGCGGCCGGCGCGACGTCTCGGTCCGCATCGCGGAGTCGGCGCTGCTGCCCGCGCTGCGTACCGCCGGCCGCGACGCGGTCGTCCTCGCCGACGGCTTCTCCTGCCGCACCCAGGTCGCCGACCTGACCGGCCGACGATCGGTGCACTTGGCCGAACTGCTCGCGGGCGGCACGCCGGGCTGAACCGCACGCCGGCGGCCATGGGCGCTCGGCCCCGAGGTGGCGCGGTTCGGGGGGCCGCCCGGCCTATCGTCCCGCCGGTGAGCGCCGAACTGATCTATTTCGTCTGCGGTGCCGGCCTGCTGCTGGCGACGGTGCTGCCGCGCGTGTTGCACGGTCGCGCGTTCTCGGTCCCCATGGTGGTCCTCGCCGTCGGCGTCCTCGCCGGTGTGCTGATCCCGGGCGACGACCCGCTCGACGACGTCCTCGAGGCGACGGCGACCACCCACATCGCCGAGGCGTGCGTGATCATCTCGCTCATGGGGGTCGGCCTGGCCATCGACCGGCCGTTGCGGTGGCGAACCTGGGGGCCGACGTGGCGACTGCTCGTCATCGCGATGCCGTTGTGCATCGGCGGGGTCGCCCTCGTCGGCTGGTGGGCGGTCGGGCTGAGCGTCCCGGCGGCGGTGCTGCTCGGTGCCGTGCTGGCGCCGACCGACCCCGTGCTGGCCTCCGAGGTGCAGGTTGCGCCGCCCACCGTCGAGGAGGGCGGCGGCACGCTCGAGGACCAGCGGGGAACCGAGGACGAGGACCCGGAGGAGGACGCCGTCCGGTTCACGCTGACGTCGGAAGCCGGGCTCAACGACGCGTTCGCGTTCCCCTTCGTCTACTTCGGGCTGTTCCTGATGGACCGCGGTCCGCTCGGCGACTGGCTGCTCGAGTGGGTGCTGTGGACGCTGGTCGGCAAGATCGTCGTCGGCGCCGTGGTCGGCTGGCTCGCGGGCGCCGCGCTGGGACGGATGGCGTTTCGGGCCACGGCCGGCCCGCTGCGGATCGCCGACGGGGGCAATCCGCTCCTGGCGATCGCGGCGACCTTCGCGGTCTACGGGCTGACCGAACTCGTGGGTGGGTACGGATTCCTGGCCGTCTTCGCGGCGGCACTCGCGATCCGTTCGGTGGAGCGGGGGCACGGCTACCACCGGCAGCTGCACGAGCTGGTCGAGCGGCTGGAGGCGATCCTGACGCTGGTGCTGCTGCTGATGCTGGGTGCGGCCATGGGCGACGGGCTGCTGGTGGAGCTCAGTTGGGCCGGGGTGGCGGTCGCGGTGGCGCTGGTCGTCGTGATCCGGCCGGTGCTCGCCTGGCTGTCGCTCGCCGGTGCGCCGGAGCTGCAGGGCGCGGAGCGCTGGGCCGTGGCCGCGTTCGGGGTGCGCGGCATCGGATCGGTGTACTACCTCTCGTACGCACTCGGCAGCGAGTACACGCCCGAGCAACTCGACCTGTGGGCCGTCGTCGGCTTCACCATCGTGCTGTCGGTGATCGTGCACGGGGCGGCCGCCACGCCCGTGATGAGATGGCTCGACCGACGGCGGCAGGCCGCGGAACCGGTCGCCTGACAGCGCGCTCGACGCCTCGTCGTCGCAACGACGTCACGTCGAACGCACGGCGGTATGGCGGTCGAGCTGTCGGCGTCGCACACTGGTGCGACAGCTTGGATGCCGGAGGTGCTCGTGGCGATGACCGACCTCTCTGTCCCCGACCGGCTGCCGGTCCTGTCGCGGGGACGGCACCGCAACCCGCGCAAGGGCGCCTGCTTCATGGAACTGGCGTCCTATCTCGCCGGGGAGCGCTGGAGCGACCATCCAGCCTGCACGCATCCGCTGCTCGCCGCCGTCGCCCGCGCCGTCAACGACTGCACGTCGGACGAGGCGCGGCCGCAGTTGGCGCCACTGATCCCGTCCGTGATCGGGCTGACCAGCGACGACCCGCGGGTGACGGTGCGGATCGCCCGGCGGTGCGCCGTGGCCGCCCTGCCCGTCGTCGCCTTCGAGCGTCAGCGCATGCTGGCGGTGGCGCTGCTGACGTGCGAGCGGCTGCTGGACGACCTCGACGGACGCCAGCCCGGCAGCATGGACGCGACGACCCGCGAGGCCCTGGCGCAGGTGCCGGACGCGGCCGCCTGGGCGCGCCGGTTCACCAACGGCATCCGGAGCTCGCCGAAGGACTTCCCGCGATACACCGCACCCAGGATCGTCGGTGTCGCCGTGAAGGGGATCGCCGAAGCCTGTGTGCCCGATCCGGCGGTGCGGCTGCGCGACCTCCTCGTCGAGGTGATCGACGAGTGCCGCAGCGACGTCGACCGCGAGGCGAGCCCGGCGGCGGACCCCGGCCCGGCCATGTGGCACGAGGTCTGCTCCCTGACCGGTGCCGTGCCCGTTCGCTGACGCGAACTGGTCGCCCGGCTGTCGTGCGAGCGGGGGGACTCGAACCCCCACAGCCTTGTGGGCCACTGGGACCTAAACCCAGCGCGTCTGCCAATTCCGCCACGCTCGCCTGCGCCGGAAACCTACCGGCGAGCCGGCAGCGGACGCGCACGCGGTGGCGCGAGCCGACGGCTGTGCGGCCAGCCCGAGGTCCACCTCCGCTCCGCACCACGGCCGCGCCCCGGCATCACGGCGTGCCGAGGGTGGCGACCGGTCGCGCGTTGGACGCGCCGCCGGCGTCAGCGGCTGGCGACC
This genomic interval carries:
- a CDS encoding Gfo/Idh/MocA family protein, with amino-acid sequence MRYGLIGTGYWAAEIHAQALAEADDVEFVGVWGRDRAKADAVVEARDVRAYDDPDELFADVEAVSFAVPPDVQADLAVRAARAGCHLLLEKPVALSTAAAGEIVDAAARTGVASVVFLTSRFVPGIQRWLEDTAAESGWLGGQATVLAALDTPGNPFGNSPWRREHGALWDVGPHMLSLLLPVLGPVEDVRAARGPGDTVHLALRHAEGASSQLTLSLTMPEPATGQRVVFYGEGGWRELPTGLAFDATQALGEAIRALQDAADTGQAHACDVRFGTRIVEILEAAQRDLG
- a CDS encoding FAD-binding and (Fe-S)-binding domain-containing protein; its protein translation is MDAAGRRPDEVAAALRRAGVRDVDTSTRRRAEYSSDASLYRVPPTVVAFPHDADDLAAALEVARSLGVPVTARGAGTSIAGNAIGPGIVLDVRRHMDRVLELDPQARHAVVQPGVVLDDLQRVLALHGLRFGPDPSSHDRCTLGGMIGNNACGSRALGYGRTVDNVVALDVVAGTGERLLATADPSPSSPLAGAALALAQRHGEVIRTELDRFSRQVSGYGLHHLLPERGSDLARALVGSEGTCALTAAAVLALVPEPAVTALVVLGYEDMVAAAEATPGLLGHDAVAIEGMDARIVDVVRSRRGRVPDLPDGGGWLVVELAGESVGDLMSRVPALLADAGARDHRTITDPAEARELWRIREDGAGLVARATPTPSHAGWEDAAVPPARLGAYLGDFDRLLEHHGLKGVPYGHFGDGCVHVRIDFPFHEPRGRAVFRGFLTDAAALVASHGGTVSGEHGDGRARSELLPAMYGPDAIAAFAAFKGLLDPDDLLNPGVLVRPAAVDAELRVAGGHRLTDGLALHYDQDGGDFAAAVHRCTGIGRCTTTHAAPGRVMCPSYLATGDERDSTRGRARVLQEMVDGRLVAGGWSSPEVHDALELCLACKGCASDCPTGVDMGTYKVEVLHQTYRRRLRPRTHYSLGWLPRWARLAARVPRATAWAMGRPRLVRLAKQVAGIDPGRRVPELTTDDLQTWFEARERPPGEGGDVLLWVDTFTRRFAPRVGRAAVEVLESAGLTVRLTGPDQCCGLTWISTGQLATARRLVRRLVDDLAAEIDRSGGALTVLGLEPSCTAVLRQDAMHLLGHDDPAARTVAAATRTLAEVLASRRPAWTPPRLDGVTVVAQPHCHHHAVMGWHADRALLAACGATVEQVGGCCGLAGDFGMTRGRRDVSVRIAESALLPALRTAGRDAVVLADGFSCRTQVADLTGRRSVHLAELLAGGTPG
- a CDS encoding cation:proton antiporter; this translates as MSAELIYFVCGAGLLLATVLPRVLHGRAFSVPMVVLAVGVLAGVLIPGDDPLDDVLEATATTHIAEACVIISLMGVGLAIDRPLRWRTWGPTWRLLVIAMPLCIGGVALVGWWAVGLSVPAAVLLGAVLAPTDPVLASEVQVAPPTVEEGGGTLEDQRGTEDEDPEEDAVRFTLTSEAGLNDAFAFPFVYFGLFLMDRGPLGDWLLEWVLWTLVGKIVVGAVVGWLAGAALGRMAFRATAGPLRIADGGNPLLAIAATFAVYGLTELVGGYGFLAVFAAALAIRSVERGHGYHRQLHELVERLEAILTLVLLLMLGAAMGDGLLVELSWAGVAVAVALVVVIRPVLAWLSLAGAPELQGAERWAVAAFGVRGIGSVYYLSYALGSEYTPEQLDLWAVVGFTIVLSVIVHGAAATPVMRWLDRRRQAAEPVA